Proteins encoded by one window of Sphingosinicella sp. BN140058:
- a CDS encoding Rap1a/Tai family immunity protein, whose amino-acid sequence MTSTETLTFVSPAARQRGSVSRLLVLLAACALLAPLPAQAREQAAIGDSGNAFLDRCGKDRPEPCRAYISGIVDGLIVAGMALKTNLICPPAGVTTSQVYDLVVDYLRDNPGLRHLRTDSLTHKALAQSFACVVPPKKKPAKWR is encoded by the coding sequence ATGACCAGCACAGAAACGCTCACGTTCGTATCGCCGGCTGCCAGGCAGCGCGGCTCCGTCTCGCGCCTTCTTGTCCTGCTCGCCGCGTGCGCCCTTCTCGCTCCTCTGCCGGCGCAGGCACGCGAGCAGGCGGCGATCGGCGACAGCGGCAACGCCTTTCTGGACCGATGCGGAAAGGACCGGCCCGAGCCGTGCCGCGCCTATATCAGCGGGATCGTCGACGGGCTGATCGTCGCCGGAATGGCCCTGAAGACCAACCTCATCTGTCCGCCGGCCGGCGTAACAACGTCGCAGGTCTACGATCTCGTCGTCGACTATCTGCGCGACAACCCCGGTCTGCGGCATCTTCGCACGGACAGCCTGACCCACAAGGCTCTGGCGCAGAGTTTCGCCTGCGTCGTGCCGCCCAAGAAGAAGCCTGCGAAGTGGCGCTGA